In a genomic window of Candidatus Hydrogenedentota bacterium:
- a CDS encoding HEPN domain-containing protein, which produces MSVNDDARLMYLKAQSDLRAIHGMSDSSVFSDDIFGFHAQQAVEKLPKAWLWSLDVEPPYIHGLGELVKLLEHSGASLPEQLQSLEHLTDFAVHFRYSADMAPLDESREDIASKVEELSEHIRTIIPDIGQSDEDSEKVS; this is translated from the coding sequence ATGAGCGTCAATGATGACGCGCGTCTCATGTATTTGAAAGCTCAGAGTGATCTGCGTGCTATTCACGGCATGAGCGACAGCAGTGTTTTCAGCGATGATATCTTCGGGTTTCATGCACAGCAAGCCGTCGAAAAGCTCCCTAAGGCCTGGCTATGGTCTTTAGATGTAGAACCGCCCTATATTCATGGACTGGGCGAACTCGTGAAGCTGCTGGAACACTCCGGAGCGAGTCTCCCTGAACAACTGCAAAGCCTGGAGCATCTTACAGATTTCGCCGTACACTTTCGGTACAGCGCAGACATGGCTCCCTTGGATGAAAGCCGGGAAGATATAGCGAGTAAGGTAGAAGAACTGTCAGAGCATATTCGCACGATAATCCCCGATATTGGTCAATCGGATGAGGATTCTGAAAAGGTTTCGTAA
- a CDS encoding nucleotidyltransferase domain-containing protein, whose product MTKKASFIEVTDDVLREMTQAIVDAVHPEKVILFGSHARGDVRADSDVDLAIIETEEFDEKRNRWEELRRIRRALDRFFVPKDILLFSRSEEQKNMRLRSHILTTARREGLILYERQ is encoded by the coding sequence ATGACAAAAAAGGCTAGTTTCATTGAAGTTACAGACGATGTCTTGAGAGAAATGACTCAGGCCATCGTCGATGCCGTGCATCCCGAAAAAGTCATCCTCTTTGGTTCCCACGCGCGCGGTGATGTGCGGGCTGATTCCGATGTGGATCTTGCGATAATTGAGACCGAGGAGTTCGATGAGAAACGAAACAGATGGGAAGAACTCAGGCGTATACGCAGAGCACTCGACCGCTTTTTTGTACCGAAGGACATCTTACTTTTCAGTCGTTCCGAAGAGCAAAAAAACATGCGCCTTCGCTCGCATATTCTCACCACTGCGCGAAGAGAAGGATTGATACTCTATGAGCGTCAATGA
- a CDS encoding glutamine synthetase family protein: MKVLEKWVKEGSVDTVIAAGIDLQGRLYGKRCNAVPFLRDLSAGVHTCDCNYGWDIERMLIPGLEFTGWHTGYGDMAAVPDWSTLRKYPWFEKTALVICDTYDHHGNLVDIAPRTILRRQIERAKSMGYTVKAAPELEFFMFRETLESSRAKDYRDLEPMSRYISDYCIFRSSMDEWIVGPMRRNFAEAGIEIECNKAEWGHGQFEINLVYGDVLEMADRHAIFKNGIREMAALNGVQVTFMAKWDSKHSGNGAHIHMSLWSNDTPAFPDPKGEHHMSETMRHFLGGMMACTLDLQLLYMPIINSYKRIEDASFAPSTLTWGGDNRTTAYRVAGHDKSMRLENRIPGSDANPHLIYAAMIAAGLYGIENKIEPVGPFIKANAYELTDAPKLHRNLTDATNAFENSKVARQLLGDNVVDHYAAVARWEINEFQKYVTDWERRRYFELI; encoded by the coding sequence GTGAAAGTTCTCGAAAAGTGGGTTAAAGAAGGTTCCGTCGACACGGTCATCGCGGCTGGCATCGATCTTCAGGGACGCCTCTACGGTAAGCGCTGCAACGCGGTTCCGTTTCTCCGCGATCTGTCTGCAGGCGTCCATACGTGTGACTGCAACTACGGTTGGGATATTGAGCGTATGCTAATTCCCGGCCTGGAATTCACGGGGTGGCATACAGGGTACGGCGACATGGCGGCAGTGCCCGACTGGTCCACATTGCGCAAGTATCCGTGGTTTGAAAAGACGGCGCTAGTCATTTGCGACACATATGACCACCACGGAAATCTCGTCGATATCGCGCCGCGCACGATCCTTCGCAGACAAATAGAGCGCGCGAAGTCAATGGGCTACACGGTCAAGGCAGCCCCGGAACTCGAGTTCTTCATGTTCCGCGAGACGCTCGAAAGCTCGCGGGCGAAGGACTATCGCGACCTGGAACCCATGTCCAGATACATTTCGGACTACTGCATCTTTCGTTCGTCCATGGACGAATGGATTGTGGGGCCGATGCGCCGCAACTTCGCCGAAGCCGGAATCGAAATCGAGTGCAATAAAGCGGAATGGGGACACGGACAGTTCGAGATCAACCTCGTGTATGGGGACGTGCTCGAAATGGCCGACCGTCATGCCATCTTTAAGAACGGCATTCGCGAAATGGCCGCCCTCAACGGGGTACAGGTCACGTTTATGGCAAAGTGGGATTCAAAGCACTCCGGCAACGGCGCGCACATCCACATGAGCCTTTGGAGCAACGACACGCCGGCGTTCCCCGATCCCAAAGGCGAACACCACATGTCGGAGACCATGCGGCATTTCCTAGGCGGCATGATGGCATGTACCCTCGATCTGCAATTGCTGTACATGCCGATTATCAACTCGTACAAACGCATCGAGGACGCATCGTTCGCGCCTTCGACCCTGACGTGGGGGGGCGACAACCGCACGACCGCGTATCGCGTGGCAGGCCATGACAAGTCCATGCGCCTGGAAAACCGCATCCCTGGTTCGGATGCGAACCCGCATCTCATTTACGCGGCGATGATCGCGGCGGGTCTCTATGGCATTGAGAACAAGATTGAGCCCGTTGGTCCGTTCATAAAAGCCAACGCCTACGAGTTGACCGACGCACCCAAGCTTCACCGGAATCTGACCGACGCCACCAATGCGTTCGAGAACAGCAAAGTGGCGCGGCAACTGCTTGGCGACAATGTTGTCGATCATTACGCAGCGGTGGCGCGTTGGGAAATCAACGAATTCCAGAAGTACGTGACCGACTGGGAACGCAGGCGCTATTTCGAGCTGATCTGA
- a CDS encoding glycosyltransferase family 2 protein, translating into MDEAVSPDVSSANDTLRRAVTAIVPCYNAGERVGPVIEALLRHVNHVVVVDDGSTDGATASLSGLGAEVVTFPVNRGKGFAMLEGFRAALADPTMAYAAIVDADGQHDASELLGLYEAALREKADLVIGSRTFDLSQVPWTSRFGNKMTARITRMMLGRDIPDTQSGYRLHSRRLLEHIVAHVPGGRYETEMAILVAALRKKFVVVPAPIQTIYEEGNRSSHFNKVRDSYRIYRMLLKSWLR; encoded by the coding sequence GTGGACGAAGCAGTCTCGCCGGACGTCTCAAGTGCAAACGATACCCTGCGCAGGGCAGTTACCGCGATTGTGCCTTGCTACAACGCGGGCGAGCGAGTCGGGCCAGTTATCGAAGCATTGCTCCGCCATGTTAATCACGTTGTTGTGGTCGACGACGGCAGCACGGATGGCGCCACAGCGAGCCTTTCAGGCTTGGGGGCTGAGGTTGTCACGTTCCCGGTGAATCGAGGAAAAGGGTTTGCCATGCTTGAGGGTTTCCGCGCCGCCCTGGCGGACCCCACCATGGCCTACGCCGCAATTGTCGACGCGGATGGCCAGCACGACGCCTCCGAATTGTTGGGACTCTACGAAGCGGCCTTGCGTGAAAAAGCAGACTTGGTTATTGGTTCGCGCACCTTTGATCTTTCGCAAGTCCCCTGGACCAGCCGGTTCGGCAATAAGATGACGGCGCGCATTACACGGATGATGCTCGGACGGGATATCCCTGACACGCAGTCGGGGTACCGGCTTCATTCCAGGCGCTTACTGGAGCACATCGTCGCGCATGTGCCCGGAGGCCGCTACGAAACGGAAATGGCTATTCTCGTTGCGGCGCTCCGCAAGAAGTTCGTGGTCGTACCTGCTCCGATTCAGACGATCTACGAGGAGGGCAACCGCTCCTCGCACTTCAATAAGGTACGCGATTCGTACCGTATCTATCGGATGCTGTTGAAATCGTGGTTGCGGTGA
- a CDS encoding class II aldolase/adducin family protein — MSDTLQQLVDMSRYLGDPENGYAILGEGNTAARIDDDSFYVKASGTTLATIDESGFVACSISRITAILDDSKAGDEDVSRVFRESLLDPNEKRRPSVEAMLHAILLSVPEYKFIGHTHPTYTNAILCSNKAEEAASGRIFPDQIVSMKHKSVFIPYVDPGLVLAREVKRRFEDFVEKEGVLPSAILMQNHGLITMGATPKAVTSCTDMAEKASQVLVHTYALGGPRFMSDHDVSRIFTRPDEHYRLQSIADRKS, encoded by the coding sequence ATGTCAGACACACTGCAGCAATTGGTTGATATGTCCCGCTATTTGGGCGATCCGGAAAACGGATATGCCATCCTCGGAGAGGGCAATACCGCCGCGCGAATCGACGACGACTCGTTCTACGTAAAGGCTTCCGGGACAACGCTTGCGACAATAGACGAAAGCGGATTCGTGGCCTGTTCCATCTCGCGCATCACGGCGATTCTGGACGATTCTAAGGCAGGGGATGAGGATGTCTCTCGCGTGTTTCGCGAGTCGCTACTCGACCCCAATGAGAAGCGCCGCCCGTCGGTCGAAGCCATGCTTCACGCCATCCTGTTGAGCGTGCCTGAGTACAAGTTTATTGGCCATACGCACCCCACGTACACCAATGCTATCCTATGCTCCAACAAGGCTGAAGAAGCTGCGTCGGGCCGGATTTTTCCCGACCAGATCGTCTCGATGAAGCACAAGTCGGTTTTCATTCCTTACGTCGACCCGGGTTTGGTATTGGCGCGTGAGGTGAAGCGCCGGTTTGAAGACTTTGTCGAGAAAGAAGGCGTATTACCCTCGGCGATCTTGATGCAGAATCACGGTCTGATCACGATGGGCGCCACGCCAAAGGCCGTAACAAGCTGCACGGACATGGCCGAGAAGGCGTCCCAGGTACTTGTACACACCTACGCGTTGGGAGGCCCTCGATTCATGAGCGATCATGACGTGAGCCGAATTTTCACGCGTCCCGATGAGCATTACCGGTTGCAGAGTATTGCCGACCGCAAGTCGTAA
- a CDS encoding alcohol dehydrogenase catalytic domain-containing protein, giving the protein MTKIEKYQNAEGALPDTYDAWQVFGAGFENLGRDGKPVTLELREPNDNEILLRVDALGLCQSDIKIINQGSKHARLRGRDLSVEPTVLGHECAATVVKVGKDWQGQFKPGQRFIVQADIYYKGEGFAFGYLIPGGLGQYCYLDERALAGDEGCYLLPVQSETGYSESALSEPWACVEMSYNLKERLEPGDGDILIVTETDVPAWLEKYPNATIVPRSLSGLGDGTFDDIIIPLPSPDILKELAPRVRDNGIVYLLGFPVAQGAVSLDIGRVHYKGVRFYGGGNDIPSVKQANSRYDLLPGGEALFLGAGGPMGQMHVQRAIEISMGPRLIVVTDLDRKRLDHIERRFGELVKSRGVQLLTFAPSQFDSPAAMDEHILGLAPGGYDDVIVMAPVAKLVSAAIAFAADNALVNVFSGLGLGSMADIELKDLCRGIKIFGSSGSRISDLRKVLEMVERRELNTNLSVSAIGGLNSAREGLEGVNTARYPGKTVIYPQIPDLPLMSVEEIPERLPELANRLGAYCAWTTDAEKALLEKYVS; this is encoded by the coding sequence GTGACGAAAATCGAAAAGTATCAGAATGCAGAAGGCGCTCTTCCCGATACGTACGACGCATGGCAAGTCTTTGGCGCCGGCTTCGAGAATCTGGGACGCGATGGAAAACCGGTCACGCTTGAGCTTCGCGAACCCAATGACAACGAGATTCTGCTTCGGGTGGATGCCCTCGGCCTTTGCCAATCCGATATCAAGATCATCAATCAGGGCAGTAAGCATGCCCGTCTGCGCGGTCGCGACCTTTCGGTGGAGCCGACCGTGCTCGGACACGAATGTGCCGCGACGGTCGTTAAGGTGGGGAAAGATTGGCAAGGCCAGTTCAAGCCGGGACAACGCTTCATTGTTCAGGCTGACATCTACTACAAGGGCGAAGGTTTCGCGTTTGGATACCTCATCCCCGGTGGCCTTGGCCAATACTGCTATCTTGACGAGCGAGCGCTCGCAGGCGATGAAGGCTGCTATCTGCTCCCAGTTCAATCTGAAACCGGCTACAGCGAATCGGCCTTGTCGGAGCCGTGGGCGTGCGTCGAGATGTCGTACAACCTCAAAGAACGATTGGAGCCTGGGGACGGCGATATCCTCATTGTGACCGAGACGGACGTTCCCGCGTGGCTTGAGAAGTATCCCAACGCCACGATCGTTCCGCGTTCATTGAGCGGGCTTGGCGATGGAACGTTTGACGACATCATCATTCCGCTGCCTTCGCCGGACATTCTGAAGGAGCTTGCTCCGCGCGTGCGCGACAATGGGATCGTGTACTTGCTTGGTTTCCCCGTGGCGCAGGGCGCCGTGTCGCTGGACATCGGGCGTGTTCACTACAAGGGCGTACGCTTCTACGGCGGTGGCAATGACATTCCCTCGGTGAAGCAGGCCAACTCGCGCTACGACCTTTTGCCTGGCGGCGAAGCGCTATTCCTCGGCGCAGGCGGCCCGATGGGGCAAATGCACGTGCAGCGCGCCATCGAAATCTCAATGGGACCGCGCCTCATCGTTGTCACGGATCTCGATCGCAAACGCCTCGATCACATCGAGCGGCGTTTTGGGGAACTTGTCAAGAGCCGCGGCGTCCAACTGCTGACCTTCGCGCCCAGCCAGTTCGATAGCCCTGCCGCGATGGACGAGCACATTCTCGGCCTTGCGCCCGGCGGGTACGATGATGTCATCGTTATGGCCCCCGTCGCGAAGCTGGTTTCGGCGGCGATAGCGTTTGCCGCTGACAACGCGCTCGTGAATGTGTTCTCGGGGTTGGGTCTCGGCAGCATGGCTGACATCGAACTCAAGGACCTTTGCCGTGGCATCAAGATCTTCGGGTCCAGCGGTTCGCGCATCAGCGATCTCCGCAAGGTCCTTGAGATGGTTGAACGGCGTGAGTTGAACACAAACCTGAGCGTATCCGCGATCGGCGGGCTCAACTCCGCGCGCGAAGGACTTGAGGGCGTGAACACGGCCCGGTATCCCGGCAAGACAGTCATCTACCCGCAAATCCCCGATCTTCCACTAATGAGCGTCGAAGAGATTCCCGAACGGCTTCCAGAGCTTGCCAACAGGCTGGGCGCGTATTGCGCGTGGACGACGGACGCGGAGAAGGCATTGCTGGAGAAATACGTATCATGA
- the srlD gene encoding sorbitol-6-phosphate dehydrogenase: MKRLQGKRAVVTGAGQGLGASILERLAEEGCDVYGWDVNAEAMETTANDVAKKTGSRAFGARVDVTDADAVRAGVDEAVAKLGGLDIFVSNAGILISGPSVEFDAAKWRKVIEVNLVGYFLCAREAARVMIPNGGSIIQINSKSGKKGSFRNSAYAASKFGGIGVTQSLALEFAENNIRVNAICPGNLLDSPLWKDSLFKQYAANQGISEEEVRKKYVDQVPMRRPCAYRDVTNVVVFLASEDSGYMTGQAINVTGGQEMR; this comes from the coding sequence ATGAAACGATTGCAGGGAAAGCGCGCTGTTGTTACAGGCGCGGGACAAGGATTGGGCGCGTCCATTCTTGAGCGGTTAGCCGAGGAAGGTTGCGACGTATACGGTTGGGACGTAAACGCCGAGGCGATGGAAACCACGGCAAATGACGTCGCGAAGAAGACGGGATCGCGTGCATTTGGCGCGCGCGTCGACGTGACCGATGCCGATGCGGTGCGCGCCGGTGTAGACGAGGCGGTCGCCAAGCTCGGCGGTCTGGATATCTTTGTCTCCAATGCAGGCATACTGATCTCCGGCCCGTCGGTCGAGTTTGATGCCGCCAAGTGGCGTAAGGTGATCGAAGTAAACCTCGTTGGCTACTTCCTCTGCGCCCGCGAGGCCGCCCGCGTTATGATTCCAAACGGCGGTTCGATCATTCAGATTAATTCCAAGTCAGGCAAGAAAGGCAGCTTTCGTAACAGCGCGTATGCCGCGTCCAAGTTTGGCGGTATCGGTGTGACGCAAAGTCTTGCGCTTGAATTCGCCGAGAACAATATTCGCGTGAATGCAATCTGTCCAGGAAACCTGCTCGACTCGCCGCTGTGGAAGGACAGCCTCTTCAAACAGTATGCCGCCAACCAAGGCATTTCCGAAGAAGAGGTTCGCAAGAAATACGTCGATCAAGTTCCTATGCGCCGGCCATGCGCTTACCGCGACGTCACCAACGTCGTCGTGTTTCTGGCATCGGAAGACTCGGGGTACATGACCGGTCAGGCGATAAACGTGACCGGCGGCCAGGAGATGCGATAG
- a CDS encoding MCP four helix bundle domain-containing protein has protein sequence MSKKITLGKKIVLGFTSLIVITLVLGGISIYSMQQVRQATIVLAEQNIPEMVGANDIERATRQAMFEMRGYAYTDDPDFLAATRKGLAGVGEAFQKATSHAQSFNMADALASLGSANSDAQTYSKLVDETEKLNADLIGNRNNMGATAEKFTKECVELAQEQEKAFTEELTAALSGKGQGAASLESLTKKMTIILLAKDSIAATFRIRQGVWKGIATRDINLITDSVKGYDNVIGDLEEMQRQTSVAKDLERIGIVQTAAREYQNGAKQFAELWNKRDVMVQDRNKAGNAVLTAVQALADSGSKATTASASKAQQTLGRASTLLLVGLLSAAALGIVLAFVITRSITRPIRRIIDALTTGADQTAAASAQVSQSSQSMAEGATEQASSLEETSASLEEMTSMTKQNAENASQARSLAASSNTSAEKGVQAMDRMSKAIDDIKRSSDETAKIVKTIDEIAFQTNLLALNAAVEAARAGDAGKGFAVVAEEVRNLAQRSAEAARKTAAMIEDSVKNASNGVEISREVGEALQEIGGTTQKVNSLVSEIALASNEQAQGIGQLNQAVQQMDAVTQQNAASTEESAAAAEELNAQADEMSRMVGQLQEMVGGATSGQTRPAALAVEPAAIGKRKTLTARSQASAKALTVQATVERRVASPANVIPLDEDDMKDF, from the coding sequence ATGTCCAAGAAGATAACGCTCGGCAAGAAGATTGTCCTTGGGTTCACGTCTCTGATAGTTATCACACTTGTCCTGGGTGGTATATCGATATACAGCATGCAGCAAGTGCGCCAGGCAACTATCGTTTTGGCCGAACAGAATATTCCCGAGATGGTCGGGGCTAACGACATCGAGCGGGCCACGCGGCAAGCCATGTTTGAGATGCGCGGTTACGCGTACACGGACGACCCGGACTTTCTTGCGGCCACCCGCAAAGGGTTGGCTGGTGTCGGAGAAGCTTTTCAAAAAGCCACAAGTCACGCACAGAGCTTCAATATGGCCGATGCCCTTGCATCACTCGGCAGTGCCAACTCGGACGCGCAAACCTATTCGAAGCTGGTGGACGAAACGGAAAAACTCAATGCCGACCTGATTGGCAATCGCAACAATATGGGGGCCACGGCAGAGAAGTTCACGAAAGAATGCGTCGAGTTGGCTCAAGAACAGGAGAAGGCCTTTACCGAAGAGTTGACGGCCGCATTGAGCGGCAAGGGGCAAGGTGCGGCATCCTTGGAAAGCCTGACGAAAAAGATGACCATCATCTTGCTTGCAAAAGACTCTATTGCCGCAACCTTCCGCATTCGACAAGGCGTGTGGAAAGGAATCGCCACGCGCGACATCAACCTGATCACGGATAGCGTTAAGGGGTATGACAACGTCATCGGTGACCTGGAGGAAATGCAGCGCCAGACCAGTGTTGCCAAGGACCTTGAACGGATAGGAATCGTTCAGACTGCCGCCAGAGAATACCAGAATGGCGCCAAGCAATTTGCCGAACTATGGAACAAGAGGGATGTCATGGTGCAGGACCGGAACAAGGCCGGCAATGCCGTGCTAACCGCAGTGCAGGCCCTTGCCGATTCGGGTTCGAAAGCCACTACGGCGTCCGCGAGCAAGGCACAGCAGACCTTGGGACGAGCGTCTACGCTTCTCCTTGTGGGGTTGCTGTCCGCGGCAGCATTGGGGATAGTCCTGGCTTTCGTTATCACGCGATCAATTACACGTCCTATTCGCCGAATCATTGACGCGCTCACCACGGGAGCAGACCAAACTGCTGCGGCATCCGCGCAGGTTTCGCAATCGAGCCAGAGCATGGCAGAAGGCGCCACCGAGCAGGCATCCAGCTTGGAAGAGACGTCGGCTTCGCTCGAAGAGATGACTTCGATGACCAAACAGAATGCCGAAAACGCATCGCAAGCCAGGTCTCTTGCCGCGTCGTCGAATACCAGCGCGGAGAAGGGCGTGCAGGCAATGGATCGGATGAGCAAGGCCATCGATGATATCAAGAGATCGTCGGATGAGACCGCGAAGATCGTCAAGACGATCGACGAGATCGCGTTCCAGACTAATCTGCTCGCACTCAACGCGGCGGTCGAAGCGGCGCGCGCCGGCGACGCGGGCAAAGGCTTCGCTGTCGTGGCCGAAGAGGTCCGCAACCTGGCGCAACGTTCCGCGGAAGCGGCTCGCAAAACCGCGGCAATGATCGAAGACTCGGTGAAGAACGCAAGCAATGGTGTGGAGATTAGCCGCGAGGTAGGAGAGGCGCTGCAGGAAATCGGTGGCACGACCCAGAAAGTCAATAGTCTGGTCAGTGAAATCGCTCTCGCAAGCAACGAGCAGGCGCAAGGCATTGGGCAGCTCAATCAGGCCGTGCAGCAGATGGATGCTGTGACGCAACAGAATGCTGCAAGTACGGAGGAGTCCGCGGCGGCCGCAGAAGAGTTGAACGCGCAAGCGGACGAAATGTCGCGCATGGTTGGTCAGTTGCAGGAGATGGTAGGTGGAGCCACGTCTGGTCAAACACGACCGGCGGCATTGGCCGTGGAGCCGGCTGCAATCGGAAAGCGCAAAACTCTAACGGCCCGCTCTCAGGCGTCGGCAAAGGCACTCACGGTGCAAGCAACGGTAGAACGGCGCGTGGCTAGTCCGGCCAATGTTATTCCGCTGGACGAAGACGACATGAAGGATTTCTAG
- a CDS encoding chemotaxis protein CheW yields the protein MRTERRTRLELTDAVRLEQFDSRNLAGKYLTFKLDTEIYGLEILSVHEIIGIMHITHVPRTPSFVRGVINLRGKVISVVDLRVQFGMERCDDSSRTCIIVVQVALDAATCTVGLIVDEVSEVVDIRPAQIEPPPSFASDDGTGFILGVGKLGDKVVMLLDTDRILSRSELAAMTTAL from the coding sequence ATGCGAACAGAAAGGAGAACAAGATTGGAATTAACTGATGCAGTGCGGTTGGAGCAGTTCGACAGCCGAAATCTCGCGGGGAAGTATTTGACTTTCAAGCTGGATACCGAAATCTACGGGCTGGAGATTCTGTCGGTTCACGAAATTATCGGGATCATGCACATCACCCACGTACCGCGAACGCCGAGCTTTGTCCGCGGCGTGATCAACCTCCGGGGGAAGGTCATTTCGGTAGTGGATTTGCGTGTGCAATTTGGCATGGAACGTTGCGACGATTCCAGCAGGACTTGCATCATCGTGGTGCAAGTCGCGCTAGACGCCGCGACCTGCACGGTGGGACTGATAGTCGACGAAGTCTCCGAAGTCGTCGATATTCGCCCGGCCCAGATTGAGCCGCCTCCCTCGTTTGCGTCCGATGATGGAACAGGCTTCATCTTAGGTGTGGGCAAGTTAGGCGACAAAGTGGTCATGCTACTGGATACGGACCGAATCCTCTCACGCAGCGAACTGGCTGCGATGACCACCGCGCTCTAG
- a CDS encoding MCP four helix bundle domain-containing protein, whose protein sequence is MFKQMKLGTKIIVGFSSLIAITLILGGVATYSMLDVRSATTVLATRDVPQMSSASGIERATRQTMYAMRGYAYTEDKVLLDQARKNAESVHAAFEKAKGLADSFNMTEVSTVLTSAEAESSKYDALVEETVQITDGLNAQRDVMGAAAEKFLQACGNYLEGQKKTLAEEHAAVMSGTGQTTITLDDLTRRATKVALSGDILVDANKVRIAVWKGIAMRDSEAILEGAKGFDAILGKLDEMKKLTKLEADLNLIDQTKLAAQEYQESTNKFVELWDKRETLGTQRGKTAESVLASVQSIADERTETTQTAASNAETTLGRASTILLVGLLAASGIGIVLAILITLSITRPIRRIIDALTTGAEQTASAASQVSQSSQSMAQGATEQASSLEETSASLEEMTSMTKQNAENASQARTLAASSNASAEKGVQAMDRMSRAIDDIKKSSDETAKIVKTIDEIAFQTNLLALNAAVEAARAGDAGKGFAVVAEEVRNLAQRSAEAARKTASMIEDSVKNADSGVQISREVGEALQEIGGTTQKVNSLVSEIALASNEQAQGIEQLNQAVQQMDAVTQQNAASTEESAAAAEELNAQADEMSRMVGQLQTMVGGAQSVVTKAVEVKAPPTVKWTAKKALVSHATVSNERRVAKPGHVIPLEDEDLKDF, encoded by the coding sequence ATGTTCAAACAGATGAAGCTCGGAACCAAGATAATAGTGGGATTCAGTTCGCTCATCGCCATCACCTTAATTCTTGGCGGCGTAGCCACCTACAGCATGCTGGATGTGCGTTCGGCCACGACCGTGCTGGCAACGCGCGACGTTCCCCAAATGAGCTCCGCAAGCGGTATCGAGCGCGCAACGCGCCAGACGATGTATGCCATGCGCGGCTACGCCTACACGGAAGATAAAGTCCTCCTCGACCAAGCCCGCAAGAATGCGGAATCCGTTCATGCAGCCTTCGAAAAGGCCAAGGGACTTGCGGACAGCTTCAACATGACCGAAGTGTCGACTGTTCTGACAAGCGCGGAAGCGGAATCCAGCAAGTACGATGCGCTGGTAGAAGAAACCGTGCAGATCACGGACGGCTTGAACGCCCAACGCGATGTCATGGGGGCAGCAGCCGAGAAGTTTCTCCAGGCCTGCGGCAATTACCTTGAAGGCCAGAAGAAGACGTTGGCAGAAGAGCACGCAGCCGTAATGAGTGGGACCGGACAGACCACAATTACGCTGGATGACCTGACTCGGCGCGCCACAAAGGTCGCACTGTCCGGAGATATCCTGGTTGACGCGAACAAAGTCCGCATCGCCGTGTGGAAGGGAATTGCCATGCGCGACTCCGAGGCAATTCTTGAGGGCGCGAAAGGGTTCGATGCGATCCTTGGCAAACTGGACGAAATGAAGAAACTCACAAAGCTCGAGGCCGATCTCAATCTCATCGATCAGACGAAATTGGCCGCGCAGGAGTACCAGGAATCCACGAACAAGTTTGTCGAACTATGGGATAAGCGAGAGACGCTTGGCACACAGCGAGGCAAAACGGCGGAATCTGTCCTTGCCTCGGTACAGTCCATTGCGGACGAGCGAACCGAAACCACTCAGACCGCCGCATCGAATGCGGAGACGACCCTGGGTCGCGCGTCAACGATCCTTCTCGTCGGTTTGTTGGCCGCATCGGGCATCGGAATCGTGTTGGCCATCCTCATCACCCTGTCGATCACGCGCCCAATCCGGCGAATCATCGACGCCCTCACGACCGGCGCCGAGCAAACGGCTTCTGCGGCGTCACAGGTTTCGCAATCGAGCCAAAGCATGGCGCAAGGCGCAACGGAACAGGCATCCAGCCTGGAAGAGACGTCGGCATCGCTCGAGGAAATGACCTCGATGACCAAGCAAAATGCCGAAAACGCTTCGCAAGCGAGAACGCTGGCAGCCTCATCAAACGCGAGCGCCGAGAAAGGCGTGCAGGCAATGGACCGGATGAGCAGGGCCATCGACGACATCAAGAAGTCCTCGGACGAGACCGCGAAGATCGTGAAGACCATCGACGAGATCGCCTTCCAAACAAACCTTCTAGCCTTGAACGCCGCGGTTGAAGCAGCGCGCGCGGGCGACGCCGGCAAAGGGTTTGCCGTCGTGGCTGAAGAGGTGCGTAATCTGGCGCAACGGTCCGCTGAAGCTGCACGCAAAACTGCCAGCATGATCGAAGACTCCGTGAAGAACGCAGATAGCGGCGTACAGATCAGCCGCGAGGTTGGCGAAGCACTGCAGGAAATCGGCGGTACCACCCAGAAGGTCAACAGCCTGGTCAGCGAAATCGCACTTGCGAGCAATGAACAGGCCCAAGGCATCGAGCAACTCAATCAGGCTGTTCAGCAGATGGACGCCGTGACACAGCAAAACGCAGCGAGCACCGAAGAATCGGCCGCGGCCGCGGAAGAACTCAACGCGCAGGCCGACGAAATGTCGCGCATGGTTGGTCAGTTGCAGACAATGGTTGGCGGCGCACAATCCGTCGTCACAAAAGCCGTCGAGGTCAAGGCCCCACCCACTGTGAAGTGGACTGCGAAAAAAGCGCTGGTCTCCCACGCTACGGTCTCCAACGAGCGCCGCGTCGCTAAGCCTGGCCATGTGATTCCTCTCGAGGATGAGGACCTCAAAGACTTCTAG